Proteins encoded by one window of Ictidomys tridecemlineatus isolate mIctTri1 chromosome 7, mIctTri1.hap1, whole genome shotgun sequence:
- the Tspyl5 gene encoding testis-specific Y-encoded-like protein 5, whose translation MSGRSRGRKSSRAKSRGKGRAKARVRAAPDDALRDPDPPQCLRLGEDTPAAQVQAGAGWGGLETAAPASPASPLQPGEDAVCRLPLDCGLALRARAGDRGLAATRLCPGKAASLSERLATDTVFVGTVGTVGRPKNAPRIGNRRGPAGKKAPETCSALGRGPQAIAGGKPKKGTAGEGNPVSVVEEKKVVEKDAGSGIRATEGSMDTLENVQLKLETMNAQADRAYLRLSRKFGQLRLHHLERRNLLIQNIPGFWGQAFQNHPQLSSFLNNQDKEVLSYLNSLEVEELGLARLGYKIKFYFGRNPYFQNKVLIKEYGCGPSGQVVSRSTPIQWLPGHDLQSLSQGNPENNRSFFGWFSNHSSIESDKIVEIINEELWPNPLQYYLMSEGVRGEKGKEGRPGPAKQPVETPEPGVNHSN comes from the coding sequence ATGAGCGGCCGAAGTAGAGGTCGAAAGTCCTCTCGTGCCAAAAGCCGGGGCAAAGGCCGCGCCAAAGCCCGAGTCCGCGCTGCTCCTGACGACGCCCTGCGCGACCCGGACCCTCCACAGTGTCTGAGGCTCGGGGAGGACACCCCGGCGGCACAGGTGCAGGCTGGCGCGGGTTGGGGTGGTCTGGAAACCGCTGCGCCCGCGTCGCCCGCGTCGCCCCTGCAGCCCGGGGAGGATGCTGTCTGCCGGCTCCCGCTGGATTGTGGCCTCGCGCTCCGCGCCCGAGCTGGGGACCGCGGACTGGCCGCCACCAGGCTTTGTCCGGGGAAGGCCGCATCTCTCTCAGAGCGCCTGGCAACCGACACTGTCTTCGTGGGAACCGTGGGAACCGTGGGAAGGCCGAAAAATGCCCCCCGCATTGGGAATCGGCGTGGCCCTGCTGGGAAGAAGGCCCCAGAAACCTGTAGCGCCTTGGGGAGGGGACCTCAGGCCATAGCTGGTGGGAAGCCAAAGAAAGGGACGGCTGGGGAAGGTAACCCCGTCTCAGTAGTGGAGGAAAAGAAGGTGGTGGAGAAGGATGCAGGATCAGGTATCCGGGCGACAGAAGGCAGCATGGATACTCTGGAGAACGTCCAGCTGAAGCTGGAGACCATGAATGCCCAGGCGGACAGGGCCTACCTTAGGCTCTCTCGCAAGTTTGGGCAGTTGCGACTGCACCACCTGGAACGAAGGAACCTTCTCATCCAGAATATCCCAGGCTTTTGGGGGCAAGCTTTTCAGAACCACCCCCAGCTATCATCCTTTCTGAACAACCAAGATAAAGAGGTACTAAGCTACTTGAACAGCTTGGAGGTGGAAGAGCTTGGCCTGGCCAGATTGGGCTACAAAATCAAGTTCTACTTCGGCCGCAACCCCTATTTCCAAAATAAGGTGCTCATCAAGGAATATGGGTGTGGTCCTTCAGGTCAGGTGGTGTCTCGGTCTACTCCAATCCAGTGGCTCCCAGGTCACGACCTTCAGTCTCTTAGCCAGGGAAACCCAGAAAACAACCGTAGCTTCTTTGGTTGGTTTTCAAACCACAGCTCTATCGAATCTGACAAGATTGTTGAGATAATCAACGAGGAACTATGGCCCAATCCCCTGCAGTACTACCTTATGAGTGAAGGGGTCcgtggagagaaaggaaaggagggcagGCCAGGTCCAGCAAAGCAGCCAGTGGAGACCCCTGAGCCTGGGGTAAACCACTCCAACTGA